The proteins below are encoded in one region of Desulfovibrio sp. TomC:
- a CDS encoding ABC transporter ATP-binding protein: MRDLNFTVRQGDVFIIMGGSGCGKSTLLRVLIGLKEPAAGKVVYREGSLWDATTETRAAISRRTGILYQSGALFSSMTLAENISLPLSQYTALTRRQIREVVSLKLALVGLAGFEDFYPSEISGGMCKRAGLARAMALDPDILFFDEPSAGLDPVSAHLLDELILELRESLKATFVVVTHELASIFAIGNNSVYLDVETRTMTASGDPNTLLAESTDPKLRRFLTRGKE; this comes from the coding sequence ATGCGCGACCTCAATTTCACCGTGCGCCAGGGGGATGTCTTTATCATCATGGGCGGCAGCGGCTGCGGCAAGTCCACGCTCTTGCGCGTGCTGATCGGACTCAAGGAGCCGGCTGCCGGCAAGGTCGTCTACCGGGAAGGCAGCCTGTGGGACGCCACGACGGAAACCCGCGCCGCCATTTCCCGGCGCACCGGCATTCTCTACCAATCCGGGGCGCTTTTCAGCTCCATGACCCTGGCTGAGAACATCTCCCTGCCCCTGTCCCAGTACACCGCCCTGACCCGCCGCCAGATCCGGGAAGTGGTCTCGCTCAAGCTTGCGCTGGTGGGACTGGCCGGGTTCGAGGACTTCTATCCCTCGGAAATAAGCGGCGGCATGTGCAAGCGGGCCGGACTGGCCAGGGCCATGGCCCTGGACCCGGACATCCTTTTTTTCGACGAACCCTCGGCCGGACTTGACCCGGTCAGCGCGCATCTTCTGGACGAACTGATCCTGGAGCTGCGTGAAAGCCTCAAGGCCACCTTTGTGGTCGTTACCCACGAATTGGCCAGTATTTTTGCCATCGGCAACAACTCCGTCTACCTTGACGTCGAGACGCGGACCATGACCGCCAGCGGCGATCCCAACACGCTGCTGGCCGAATCCACCGATCCCAAGCTTCGCCGGTTCCTCACCCGGGGAAAAGAATAG
- a CDS encoding LytS/YhcK type 5TM receptor domain-containing protein, translated as MHLDILVPEVPGLFLHLSQRFGLLLAGGFAIMTMAPFERMGLGQKRPIWTTVAVTILFGVFGILGTYTGNSVFHSYANLRAMGVITAGLFGGPVVGIGAGLIAGGHRYLIDIAGFSALPCALATFLEGTVAGLIARRFPGQSLDWGVAMALGLVGETVHMGLVLALSRPFDEALALVQVIGAPMIVINAMGAAIFVRALRLQRNLREHQDSTEARRILSIASQTVPHLRGGLTPESARATAAIIQAETGVAAVAITGDRTILAHVGAGEDHHLSGAPWRTLATRRSFESGMALFLRDRESIGCAKTDCPLREAIIVPLRKGVAIRGCLKLYGTKARPLDQPLFELAKGLADLFSTQLELEDIGIKNQLLAHAEIRRLQAQINPHFLFNSLNTIASFCRTAPGQARELLLDLARYMRRNLDSSRGLVRLSEEMEQVRSYLAIEQARFGERIVSVIDVEPGCEDWLIPPLLIQPLVENSVRHGLQARPEGGQVCVTARCSDGHLEVVVADDGLGMDQETTGCILSPTAPESLCEGVGARNSNQRLVQLFGQDYAMHIDSAPGQGVRIAFRVPPAAPPQPGQAADAARPTQMIQPSRTSRPAQATETAQAAQPVQATQPTQTAREARTAAASTS; from the coding sequence ATGCATCTGGATATCCTCGTTCCCGAGGTGCCGGGACTGTTTCTCCACCTGTCCCAACGGTTCGGGCTGCTTTTGGCCGGCGGCTTCGCCATCATGACCATGGCCCCGTTCGAGCGCATGGGCCTGGGGCAAAAGCGCCCGATCTGGACCACGGTGGCCGTCACCATCCTCTTTGGCGTCTTCGGCATTCTTGGCACCTATACCGGCAACTCGGTCTTTCATTCCTACGCCAACCTGCGAGCCATGGGCGTCATTACGGCCGGGCTGTTCGGCGGTCCGGTGGTCGGCATCGGGGCCGGACTCATTGCCGGCGGCCACCGCTATCTCATCGACATCGCCGGGTTCAGCGCCCTGCCCTGCGCCCTGGCCACCTTCCTGGAAGGGACCGTGGCCGGGCTTATCGCCCGACGCTTCCCGGGCCAATCCCTTGATTGGGGCGTGGCCATGGCCCTGGGCCTGGTCGGCGAGACCGTCCACATGGGGCTGGTGCTGGCCCTGTCGCGGCCCTTTGACGAGGCCCTGGCCCTGGTCCAGGTCATCGGCGCGCCCATGATCGTCATAAACGCCATGGGCGCGGCCATCTTCGTGCGGGCGCTGCGGTTGCAACGCAATCTGCGCGAACACCAGGACTCGACCGAAGCCCGGCGCATCCTGTCCATCGCCAGCCAGACCGTGCCCCATCTGCGAGGCGGCCTGACCCCGGAGTCGGCCCGGGCCACTGCGGCCATCATCCAGGCCGAAACCGGCGTGGCCGCCGTGGCCATCACCGGCGACCGCACCATCCTGGCCCATGTCGGAGCCGGGGAAGACCACCACCTGTCCGGCGCGCCCTGGCGCACCCTGGCCACGCGGCGCTCCTTTGAAAGCGGCATGGCGCTTTTTTTGCGTGACCGCGAAAGCATCGGCTGCGCCAAAACCGATTGTCCGCTGCGCGAGGCCATTATCGTGCCGCTGCGCAAGGGGGTGGCCATTCGCGGCTGCCTCAAACTCTACGGCACCAAGGCCCGGCCGCTCGATCAGCCGCTTTTTGAGCTGGCCAAGGGCCTGGCCGACCTCTTTTCCACCCAGCTCGAACTGGAAGACATCGGCATCAAAAACCAGCTCCTGGCCCATGCCGAAATCCGCCGCCTGCAAGCCCAGATCAACCCGCATTTCCTGTTTAATTCGCTCAATACCATCGCGTCCTTTTGCCGCACCGCCCCAGGGCAGGCCCGGGAACTGCTCCTTGATCTGGCCCGCTACATGCGCCGCAACCTGGACAGTTCCCGGGGGCTTGTGCGTTTGTCGGAAGAAATGGAACAGGTCCGTTCCTATCTGGCCATCGAACAGGCCCGGTTCGGCGAGCGCATCGTGAGCGTTATCGACGTGGAGCCGGGCTGCGAGGACTGGCTGATCCCGCCGCTGCTCATCCAGCCCTTGGTGGAAAACAGCGTGCGCCACGGCCTGCAAGCCCGGCCCGAGGGCGGACAGGTGTGCGTGACGGCCCGTTGCAGTGACGGGCACCTGGAGGTGGTGGTGGCAGACGACGGCCTGGGCATGGACCAGGAAACCACCGGCTGTATCCTGTCGCCGACCGCCCCGGAATCCCTGTGCGAGGGTGTTGGCGCACGCAATTCCAACCAGCGGCTGGTGCAGCTGTTTGGCCAGGACTATGCCATGCACATCGACAGCGCCCCGGGCCAGGGCGTGCGCATCGCCTTTCGCGTGCCCCCGGCCGCTCCGCCCCAGCCCGGGCAGGCCGCCGATGCAGCCCGGCCTACCCAGATGATCCAGCCCTCCCGGACCAGCCGGCCGGCCCAAGCGACCGAAACGGCCCAGGCGGCCCAGCCGGTCCAGGCGACGCAACCCACCCAGACTGCCCGGGAAGCCCGGACCGCGGCGGCATCCACGTCGTAA
- a CDS encoding cation diffusion facilitator family transporter — translation MTLVPMPMELFSRTAVSPEIRAARLSLAVAIGLLAIKMLAWLLTGSAAILSDAMESIINVVAAAFAVFSVTVAAAPPDKRHPYGHGNVEYYAAGIEGLLILLASAAIIWESWDKILHPQALPNLGAGILLLVAASGVNLWLGLLLLRQGRRSGSLTLVADGRHVLTDVWTSGGVLLALALVMLTGWLWLDGTIACLVGANIAWTGIGLIRQSVAGFMNESDPALLAGICDLLRDNRHPAWINVHRLRAFKSGRSVHIDLHLILPRDMTLAVAHEQVEALEKLLRDHLGPEADVMIHADPCAEDCCPACDADPCDLRSHTSEVSPLWSPDTACTPLRGD, via the coding sequence ATGACGCTAGTACCAATGCCCATGGAACTCTTTTCCCGCACGGCCGTCTCGCCCGAAATCCGGGCAGCCCGACTCTCCCTGGCTGTGGCCATCGGCCTGCTTGCCATCAAAATGCTGGCATGGTTGCTCACCGGCTCGGCCGCCATCCTGTCCGACGCCATGGAATCCATTATCAACGTCGTGGCGGCGGCCTTCGCCGTCTTTAGCGTGACGGTTGCCGCAGCGCCGCCGGACAAGCGCCACCCGTATGGCCACGGCAACGTCGAATACTACGCCGCCGGCATCGAGGGACTGCTCATCCTGCTGGCCTCTGCCGCCATCATCTGGGAATCCTGGGATAAGATCCTCCATCCCCAAGCGCTTCCCAACCTCGGCGCAGGCATCCTGCTTCTGGTCGCGGCCAGCGGCGTCAACCTGTGGCTGGGGCTGCTCCTGTTGCGCCAGGGCCGCCGGTCCGGCTCCCTGACCCTGGTCGCTGACGGCCGGCATGTGCTTACCGACGTCTGGACTTCGGGCGGGGTGCTCCTCGCCCTGGCGCTGGTCATGCTGACCGGCTGGCTGTGGCTCGACGGCACCATCGCCTGTCTGGTCGGAGCCAACATCGCCTGGACCGGCATCGGGCTTATTCGCCAGTCCGTGGCCGGCTTCATGAACGAATCCGATCCGGCCCTTTTGGCCGGCATCTGCGACCTGTTGCGAGACAATCGCCATCCCGCCTGGATCAACGTCCACCGGCTGCGGGCCTTCAAGTCCGGCCGCTCCGTGCACATCGACCTGCACCTCATCCTGCCCCGGGACATGACCCTGGCCGTGGCCCACGAACAGGTGGAAGCCCTTGAGAAACTCCTGCGCGACCATCTCGGTCCCGAAGCCGACGTCATGATCCACGCCGATCCCTGCGCCGAAGACTGCTGCCCGGCCTGCGACGCCGACCCCTGCGATCTGCGCAGCCATACGTCCGAGGTCTCGCCGCTGTGGTCCCCGGACACCGCCTGCACCCCGCTGCGCGGTGATTGA
- a CDS encoding carbon starvation CstA family protein codes for MNALTLVFAALCIFAIGYRFYGLFFTQKVLGASEARLTPAVKMADGHDYVKTDKYVLFGHHFAAIAAAGPLLGPVLAAQFGYMPGALWILVGCVMAGCVHDTVVLFASVRHKGRSLAYIATQEIDKHTGRVAGVAVLFILVLTLAGLSIAVVNAMHDSAWGTFTVFATIPIALIMGVYLHKWRDGDVLGASLIGVGLLAVAILIGPHVAASPTWGPLFTMPRPAIALTLPIYGFVASVLPVWLLLCPRDYLSTYLKIGTIAMLAIGIFWVHPDLQMPALTKFAHGGGPIIPGAVFPFLFITIACGALSGFHAIIGTGTTPKMLDNERNLLFVGFGAMLMEGFVAIMALIAACVLMPADYFAINTKPEVFATLGMTTVDLARLSQAVGENITGRPGGAVSLAVGMAHIFSSVPIMSHLMDYWYHFAIMFEAVFILTAVDTGTRVGRFFLQEMIGQVIPKFQEKHWMPGILSTSAIFTFMWGYLVYTGDISTIWPLFGMSNQLLAAVGLLIGTTMIIRMGKARYAWMTAVPGLAMVVITVWAGYLQIVNNYLPKGLYLLATLAVIVLVLIAIVIVGTLRRWMSLLAIKGTVPDTYGEPVLEVVPE; via the coding sequence ATGAATGCCCTGACCCTGGTCTTCGCCGCCCTGTGCATCTTCGCCATCGGCTACCGTTTTTACGGACTCTTTTTCACCCAAAAGGTGCTGGGCGCCAGCGAAGCGCGCCTGACCCCGGCGGTGAAGATGGCGGACGGGCACGATTATGTGAAGACCGACAAGTATGTCCTTTTCGGCCACCATTTCGCGGCCATTGCCGCCGCCGGCCCCCTGCTCGGACCGGTCTTGGCCGCCCAGTTCGGCTATATGCCGGGGGCGCTTTGGATTCTCGTCGGCTGCGTCATGGCCGGCTGCGTCCACGACACGGTGGTCCTTTTCGCCTCGGTGCGCCACAAGGGCCGGTCCCTGGCCTACATCGCCACCCAGGAAATCGACAAGCACACCGGGCGCGTGGCCGGCGTGGCCGTGTTGTTCATCCTCGTCCTGACCCTGGCCGGCCTGTCCATTGCCGTGGTCAACGCCATGCACGACAGCGCCTGGGGCACGTTTACCGTCTTTGCCACCATCCCCATCGCGCTCATTATGGGCGTGTATCTCCACAAGTGGCGCGACGGCGACGTGTTGGGCGCATCGCTCATTGGCGTGGGGCTTCTCGCCGTGGCCATCCTGATCGGACCGCACGTGGCCGCCAGCCCCACCTGGGGGCCGCTGTTCACCATGCCGCGTCCGGCCATTGCCCTCACCCTGCCGATCTACGGTTTCGTGGCCTCGGTGCTGCCGGTGTGGCTGCTCCTGTGTCCGCGCGACTATCTTTCGACGTATTTGAAGATCGGCACCATCGCCATGCTGGCCATCGGCATCTTCTGGGTCCATCCGGATCTGCAAATGCCGGCCCTGACCAAGTTCGCCCATGGCGGCGGCCCCATCATCCCCGGCGCGGTCTTTCCCTTCCTGTTTATCACCATCGCCTGCGGCGCGCTTTCGGGCTTCCACGCCATCATCGGCACAGGCACCACGCCCAAGATGCTCGACAATGAGCGCAATCTGCTGTTTGTCGGCTTCGGGGCCATGCTCATGGAAGGCTTTGTGGCCATCATGGCGCTTATTGCCGCCTGCGTGCTGATGCCGGCCGACTACTTCGCCATTAACACCAAGCCCGAGGTGTTCGCCACGCTCGGCATGACCACCGTCGATCTGGCCAGACTGTCCCAGGCTGTGGGCGAGAATATCACCGGCCGCCCGGGCGGAGCCGTGTCCCTGGCCGTCGGTATGGCCCACATCTTCTCCTCCGTGCCCATCATGAGCCATCTGATGGATTACTGGTACCACTTCGCCATCATGTTCGAGGCCGTCTTTATCCTGACGGCCGTGGACACGGGCACCCGGGTGGGCCGGTTCTTCCTCCAGGAGATGATCGGCCAGGTGATCCCCAAGTTCCAGGAGAAGCACTGGATGCCCGGCATCCTCTCGACCTCGGCCATCTTCACCTTCATGTGGGGCTATCTGGTCTACACCGGCGACATCTCCACCATCTGGCCGCTGTTTGGCATGTCCAACCAGTTGCTGGCCGCCGTGGGCCTTTTAATCGGCACCACCATGATCATCCGCATGGGCAAGGCCCGCTACGCCTGGATGACGGCCGTGCCGGGACTGGCCATGGTCGTCATCACCGTCTGGGCCGGCTACCTGCAAATCGTCAACAATTACCTGCCCAAGGGGCTCTACCTGCTGGCCACCCTGGCGGTCATCGTCCTGGTGCTCATTGCCATCGTCATCGTCGGCACGCTGCGCCGTTGGATGAGCCTGCTCGCCATCAAGGGCACGGTTCCCGACACCTACGGCGAACCGGTGCTGGAGGTGGTGCCGGAATAA
- a CDS encoding prepilin peptidase: MPAAINPALFPYAFPAAAAVLGLFLGSFYSVCVSRGIEETSIVSPPSHCPACGHRLRPWELIPLVSWLALGGRCSSCRQRISMLYPLIELTSALVAALLAARFGPTWWFVGHLALGGLFIVASGIDFQVYLLPNYLTYPAAVLGIALGALDPAIGPVLAGVGAVVGCGVFWLLAAAYRTAKGVDGLGGGDVKLMLAIGGAVGGLGLPYAVLLGSLAALLASPFYIFGRGRGRQMPIPFGPFLCFGGMVQILYGHAIFALLAGR, from the coding sequence ATGCCAGCAGCCATCAATCCCGCTCTGTTTCCCTATGCGTTTCCGGCCGCCGCGGCCGTACTCGGGCTCTTTCTCGGCAGCTTTTATTCGGTGTGCGTCTCGCGCGGCATCGAAGAAACCTCCATTGTTTCGCCGCCCTCGCACTGCCCGGCCTGCGGCCACAGGCTGCGGCCCTGGGAACTGATCCCGCTTGTCAGCTGGCTGGCCCTGGGCGGGCGATGCTCGAGCTGCCGCCAGCGCATATCCATGCTCTATCCGCTCATTGAACTGACGTCGGCCCTGGTGGCCGCCCTGCTCGCGGCCCGCTTCGGCCCGACGTGGTGGTTCGTCGGCCATCTGGCCCTGGGCGGGCTTTTCATCGTGGCCTCGGGCATTGATTTTCAGGTCTATCTGCTGCCCAATTATCTGACCTATCCGGCTGCGGTCCTGGGCATTGCCCTGGGTGCGCTGGACCCGGCCATCGGCCCGGTCCTGGCTGGCGTGGGGGCGGTTGTCGGATGTGGCGTGTTCTGGCTCCTGGCTGCCGCCTACCGCACGGCCAAGGGCGTGGACGGCCTGGGCGGCGGCGACGTCAAGCTCATGCTGGCCATCGGCGGCGCGGTCGGGGGCCTTGGGCTGCCGTATGCAGTGCTGCTCGGCAGTCTGGCCGCTTTGCTTGCCAGCCCTTTCTATATTTTCGGCCGGGGCCGGGGCCGCCAGATGCCCATTCCCTTCGGGCCGTTTTTGTGTTTTGGCGGCATGGTGCAGATCCTTTACGGACATGCGATTTTTGCCCTGCTGGCCGGTCGTTGA
- a CDS encoding PAS domain-containing hybrid sensor histidine kinase/response regulator produces MTRDGLLFLLNCVSDALFFIDPADGRIREVSQAACSLMGHPRERLVGRWHTELHPEEERDLCLAQFYECVRAAREGNPCRSLPVTVLRADGSRITCRVVVMMVAFEGERLACCVFNSPAIHGLMGSGLQESEAYFAQSLPHTGDGAWSWNLDTGNVYLSRQWRELLGYGADDAPSTSEACNDLLHPDDREAVLGVIADCARGVVPSFSLEYRLRRQDGSYCWVHGRGASVRDAAGRVTLLAGATTDITGRKEAELALAEARDAAMAANRAKSEFVASMSHEIRTPMNIILGMAEMLTETPISPVQRHYLNAIQSSGRMLSSLLGDILDFSQIEANRLTLCSQPFAPAALVRDVCGLMRIPAGNKGLELVVELAPELPTSLNNDPDRVRQVLVNLLWNAVKFTTVGRITVAAGVWADAAGREWVRFCVRDTGAGIAPEAFERIFVPFTQADSTVHSRHAGTGLGLSISKRLVELMGGAIRVESVLGAGSCFSFVLPAQAVGSQNVPLPENGNGGVQPETTMATARSNRNWRLLLVEDSESNQELIKLFLESEPVEIVWARNGWEAVAAVSEAETSFDVILMDVEMPVMDGIEATRSIRSLEGQRQQAPTPIVLLTAHAVYEFEAKGQQAGCNGFLTKPIRKAHLLDHLRGLLGPGASD; encoded by the coding sequence GTGACAAGAGACGGTCTGCTCTTTTTATTGAATTGCGTCAGTGATGCGCTCTTTTTTATTGATCCGGCTGATGGACGCATCCGAGAAGTCAGTCAGGCGGCCTGCAGTCTCATGGGGCATCCACGCGAGAGACTTGTCGGGCGCTGGCATACGGAGTTGCATCCTGAAGAAGAGCGGGACTTGTGCCTGGCCCAGTTTTATGAGTGCGTCCGCGCTGCCCGGGAGGGGAACCCCTGCCGGTCACTGCCGGTCACGGTGTTGCGGGCCGACGGCAGTCGCATCACCTGTCGGGTAGTGGTCATGATGGTGGCTTTTGAAGGCGAACGTCTGGCCTGCTGCGTGTTCAACAGCCCGGCCATCCACGGACTGATGGGCAGCGGGCTGCAGGAGAGCGAGGCCTATTTCGCCCAGTCCCTGCCCCACACCGGGGACGGGGCCTGGAGTTGGAACCTGGACACCGGGAACGTGTACCTGTCGCGACAGTGGCGGGAGCTCTTGGGCTATGGGGCCGACGATGCCCCCAGTACGTCCGAGGCCTGCAACGATCTGCTGCATCCCGATGATCGCGAGGCGGTGCTTGGTGTTATTGCTGACTGCGCCAGGGGTGTTGTGCCTTCGTTTTCCCTGGAATACCGGCTGCGTCGCCAGGATGGCTCCTATTGCTGGGTGCATGGCCGGGGGGCGTCGGTGCGCGACGCGGCCGGGCGGGTGACACTCCTGGCCGGAGCCACGACGGACATCACCGGGCGCAAGGAGGCCGAGCTGGCCCTGGCCGAGGCCCGGGACGCCGCCATGGCCGCCAACCGGGCCAAGAGCGAGTTCGTGGCCAGCATGAGCCATGAAATCCGCACCCCCATGAACATCATCCTCGGCATGGCCGAGATGCTGACCGAAACGCCGATTTCCCCGGTACAGCGGCACTATCTCAATGCCATCCAAAGTTCGGGGCGGATGCTGTCCTCGCTGCTTGGCGACATCCTGGATTTTTCCCAGATCGAGGCCAACCGCCTGACGCTTTGCAGCCAGCCATTTGCTCCGGCGGCCCTTGTTCGTGACGTCTGCGGCCTCATGCGCATCCCGGCTGGGAACAAGGGCCTGGAACTGGTTGTGGAACTGGCTCCGGAGCTGCCGACGAGCCTAAACAACGATCCGGACCGGGTGCGCCAGGTGCTGGTCAATCTCCTGTGGAACGCGGTCAAGTTCACGACCGTCGGCCGGATTACCGTTGCGGCGGGGGTGTGGGCTGATGCCGCCGGCCGGGAATGGGTGCGGTTTTGTGTGCGCGATACCGGGGCGGGCATTGCCCCGGAGGCGTTTGAGCGGATTTTTGTCCCGTTTACCCAGGCCGACAGTACGGTCCACTCACGCCATGCCGGCACCGGTCTCGGGCTGTCCATCAGCAAACGGCTGGTCGAGCTGATGGGGGGGGCGATCCGGGTGGAGAGTGTCCTGGGGGCAGGTTCATGTTTCTCCTTCGTATTGCCGGCGCAAGCGGTCGGCAGTCAAAACGTGCCGCTGCCGGAGAATGGGAACGGAGGGGTACAGCCGGAGACGACCATGGCAACAGCACGATCCAACAGGAACTGGCGACTGCTTCTGGTGGAAGATTCCGAATCAAACCAGGAACTCATCAAGCTTTTTTTGGAAAGCGAACCTGTGGAGATCGTCTGGGCCAGAAACGGCTGGGAAGCGGTGGCTGCCGTCAGTGAGGCCGAGACCTCCTTTGACGTCATCCTCATGGATGTGGAGATGCCGGTGATGGACGGGATTGAGGCAACCCGGTCGATTCGCAGCCTGGAGGGCCAACGGCAACAGGCCCCGACGCCCATCGTGCTCCTGACCGCCCACGCGGTCTATGAGTTCGAGGCCAAGGGGCAGCAGGCCGGCTGCAATGGTTTTTTGACCAAGCCCATCCGCAAGGCGCATCTGCTTGATCATCTGCGAGGCCTGCTGGGTCCCGGTGCGTCGGACTGA
- a CDS encoding LytR/AlgR family response regulator transcription factor has translation MLIRALIVDDEKPARDELAYLLGQHPDIEVGEADGADAALAAIAVSRPDLVFLDIRMPGRDGFDVLAEAAGLPHVPLFIFVTAFDQYAIAAFEQNAVDYLLKPVSAERLAVSLARVRRRLAEGRSGLTDALGSLLAGLGRGGALARLAVERQGRIALLPAGEVVLLEADDRDVGALTDHGRYPCHGLPTLTKAEERLAGQPFFRANRAVLVNLERIAELSPWVGGKYLLVMNDPARTEVTVSRNRVREFKERLGL, from the coding sequence ATGCTTATCCGAGCTCTCATCGTTGACGACGAGAAACCGGCCCGCGACGAGCTGGCCTATCTGCTTGGCCAGCATCCCGACATTGAAGTCGGCGAGGCCGACGGAGCCGACGCGGCCCTGGCCGCCATTGCCGTGTCCCGCCCGGACCTCGTTTTTCTCGACATCCGGATGCCCGGCCGCGACGGTTTCGACGTGCTGGCCGAGGCGGCCGGCCTGCCCCATGTGCCCCTGTTCATTTTCGTCACCGCCTTTGACCAGTATGCCATTGCCGCTTTTGAACAAAACGCCGTGGATTACCTGCTCAAACCCGTGTCGGCCGAACGCCTGGCCGTCAGCCTGGCCCGGGTCCGCCGGCGGCTGGCCGAAGGGCGAAGCGGCCTGACCGACGCCCTGGGGTCGCTCCTGGCCGGCCTTGGCCGGGGCGGGGCGCTGGCCCGCCTTGCCGTGGAGCGCCAGGGCCGCATCGCCCTGCTCCCGGCCGGCGAGGTGGTGCTCCTTGAGGCCGACGACCGCGATGTGGGGGCGCTGACCGACCACGGCCGCTATCCCTGCCATGGCCTGCCGACCTTGACCAAAGCCGAGGAGCGCCTCGCCGGCCAGCCCTTTTTCCGGGCCAACCGGGCCGTGCTGGTCAACCTGGAACGCATTGCCGAACTTTCGCCCTGGGTCGGCGGCAAATATCTGCTCGTTATGAACGATCCGGCCCGCACCGAGGTGACGGTCAGTCGCAACCGGGTGCGCGAATTCAAGGAACGCCTCGGACTGTAG
- a CDS encoding MlaE family ABC transporter permease: MTRPAQTPRADAPTRAIAVADGVVTLTFAGSWRMDRTLPGIEPVVQALAVSPVPKALAFASSGVTGWDSLFLTQCRAILALAHERGVPADLAGLPDGVTSLLALAEKVPERQGAARKSVHSPFLDRMADIGLGAVQAVRNLLDFMGDITLAGVALARGKAVFQRSQLVTLMYQASIDALGIVSLISFLVGLILAFVGAIQLSQFGAQIYVSTIVGIAMVRVMGAIMTGIIMAGRTGAAYAAELGTMQVNEEIDALKTFGFSPTQFLVLPRLIALVIMMPLLCIYADLMGVMGGFVVGVFMLKINPIQYLTHTWQSVPLANFWIGLVHSTVFGVLVAMAGCYRGIRCGRSALGVGQAATSAVVTGILAIVIATAILTVACNIIGV; the protein is encoded by the coding sequence ATGACCCGCCCAGCTCAAACGCCCAGGGCCGATGCTCCCACGCGCGCCATTGCCGTGGCCGACGGCGTCGTCACCCTGACCTTCGCCGGCTCCTGGCGCATGGACCGGACCCTGCCCGGCATCGAGCCGGTGGTCCAGGCCCTGGCCGTCTCTCCGGTCCCCAAGGCCCTGGCCTTCGCCAGTTCCGGGGTGACCGGCTGGGACAGCCTGTTTCTCACCCAGTGCCGGGCCATCCTGGCCCTGGCCCACGAGCGGGGCGTGCCCGCCGATCTGGCCGGACTGCCCGACGGCGTGACCAGCCTGCTGGCCCTGGCCGAGAAAGTGCCCGAACGCCAGGGCGCCGCCCGCAAATCCGTCCACAGTCCCTTTCTCGACCGTATGGCCGACATTGGCCTAGGCGCGGTCCAGGCCGTCCGCAATCTTCTGGACTTCATGGGCGACATCACCCTGGCCGGGGTGGCCCTGGCCCGGGGCAAGGCCGTTTTCCAGCGTTCCCAGCTGGTCACGCTCATGTACCAGGCCAGCATCGACGCCCTGGGCATCGTCTCGCTCATAAGCTTCCTGGTGGGTCTCATCCTGGCCTTTGTCGGGGCCATTCAGCTGAGCCAGTTCGGGGCGCAAATCTACGTTTCCACCATCGTCGGCATCGCCATGGTCCGGGTCATGGGAGCGATCATGACCGGCATCATCATGGCCGGACGCACCGGAGCGGCCTATGCTGCCGAACTCGGCACCATGCAGGTCAACGAAGAGATCGACGCGCTTAAAACCTTCGGTTTTTCGCCGACCCAGTTCCTGGTGCTGCCGCGGCTGATCGCCCTGGTCATCATGATGCCGCTGTTGTGCATCTACGCCGATCTCATGGGCGTCATGGGCGGTTTCGTGGTCGGGGTGTTCATGCTCAAGATCAACCCCATCCAATACCTGACCCATACCTGGCAGTCCGTGCCCCTGGCCAACTTCTGGATCGGACTGGTCCACAGCACGGTGTTCGGCGTCCTGGTGGCCATGGCCGGCTGCTACCGGGGAATACGCTGCGGCCGAAGCGCCCTTGGCGTGGGACAGGCCGCCACCTCGGCCGTGGTGACCGGCATTTTGGCCATCGTCATCGCCACGGCCATCCTCACCGTGGCCTGCAACATCATCGGCGTGTGA